GAATCGATGCATTCAAGGAGTCATTCAATTCCACATACGAAGTGAACGGAAAGCCGGTGCAAGCCATGCCGCATTTCCGCATCGGCGATTCACCGTGGGGAACCGGAGCCAGCGGACGTCCGGGACGCAAGGGTTCTGAGGCTGTGAAAGAAGATCTTTCCAAGCTAATTAAAACCGGAGATAAGGCGCATTGGAACGACAAAATGAAAATAGCGGTGCACATGGTTGCCTATGGACGTGGATCCGCGGAGCAGATCCAGATGGTGACTCAATCCCTGATCCGATCCGGGCAATTCGATCAAGCAAAGAAAGACCATCCCGGTTTGAGCGACTCCGACACAATCCGAATGATGCAATGGGATCATGGAATTGGCATTGATTGTGCGGGGTATGTTCAACAAGCATTTCTGGGTGTGCATGGTGGAACTCGCGAGAAGTACGGTTTTAAACCGCGAATCGGCGATGAAAATTTGATGTCCCTCCAAGGCAAAGGCAAGTTTAACGAAGTGAAGGCGACAGACGTAAAGCCGGGCGATTTGATTGCGCTGAATCCGACCAATTCGAGAGACGTCGGACACACGATCCTGGTTCGTGATCATTATGAGATGGGAGATTTCACGCGCAGAATGCTATACAACAACCTGCCGGGATTCGCGAGTCCCGGCGATAAGGTCCACGTTTATACGGGCGATGCTTCCTGGAGCGGTGGAACGGATGGAAATCTAAACGGAGGCGTGCAGCGCAGGATTTTTCTTTACAACGAAACAACCGGCAAGTGGGCCGATGTGACTCCGTCCGCCACCGGTGGATACGATGTCTCGCCGTCCAATTCGACCGGTCCTTATAATCACCCGATGAACGGGATTTATCGCCCGAAAGGAGAATAGTACTCTGGCAGGTTGACATTTGTTCACATGATCTGTACATTAACCCTGTACAATTACTCAGGGTACGATCAATGGCCAACGAAACTACTTATACCAAAGCAAGAGCAAACTTTGCCGCGTTATGTGACGATGTTGCTTCCGGCCGCCAAGCTATCATTATCCGGCGTCGTGGTGCCGAAGACGTAGCACTCATATCTGCGAGCGAACTTAGCAGTATTCGTGAAACTGCCCACCTGCTGCGTTCTCCACGAAACGCCGAACGTTTGCTGAAGTCCTTGCTCAGAGCAAAATCCGGCAAGGGAAAGGCCAGGACCATTGCACAGCTTCGAAAAGAACTGAAGATTGACGAAAAATCATAAACTCAAACCAACTGCTGTTTTCCATGCTGAATTCATTGAAGATCTTCGTTACTGGGTTGAGACAAATCGTAAAGTTGCGTTGCGAGCCTTCGATTTGATTGAAGCACTCCTCCGAGACCCCTTTCGAGACATGGGGAAACCGGAGCCATTGAAATACATGCTCTCCGGTGCGTGGTCACGCCGACTGACGGAAGAGCATCGCGTTGTGTATCTGGTACAATCAAACCAAATTGATTTTCTACAAGCGCGCTATCACTACTGAGCACCAAGCACGACTGATCCCCAACGCCAGCGCGGCTTTAGCCCGAGTAAGGCGTAATTCAACCCGCGCTGCATCCCTCATCTGCGTTTATCTGTGGTCTTAATCACAGTACAATCCCAACATGACAGCCGCCCACAAATTGTTCGGTTGTATGCAGGAGATCTTTTGAACGGACAGAATCGCTCGAGTATTAAGCCTGGCATCACGGTGTTGATCGTTTTAAAGCAGGATCAGCACACGGGAAAATTGACCAAAGGTGTCGTTCAAGATGTTCTTACTAAATCACCGAATCATCGGCACGGCATCAAAGTGCGTCTTGTCGATGGACAAGTGGGCCGCGTCAAACAAATTGTCGCGTGATTCCACTAGCCGGAGTCGGCGTAAAAAGCAACGCTTTGCTTATCTGCGGTTTTTGAGCGATAATTAGATCACGACCTGAGAATAATCTCAGCTTGAAACGCTGCTGAAAGCGTTTTCCTTAATCACTTCCGCTTGCTGATTTTTGACTTCTGTCTTCGTGAAGTGGCCTGAAACCAGAATCTCGCGAGAGTTTTTATCGCTTTCACCACTGTTTAGTGAAAGATGGAGGTTTATTTATGAAAGAAGAACCAAACGCATTTGACATCAAAAGTCATTTTGATGGAAAAGGAGAAGTTGTAAGGCAAACTTACGACGAACTGCTGAAAGTGCTGAGAAAGCGCTATCCTATCACTGAAAATCCGAAAAAGAAGT
This genomic stretch from bacterium harbors:
- a CDS encoding type II toxin-antitoxin system prevent-host-death family antitoxin; translated protein: MANETTYTKARANFAALCDDVASGRQAIIIRRRGAEDVALISASELSSIRETAHLLRSPRNAERLLKSLLRAKSGKGKARTIAQLRKELKIDEKS
- a CDS encoding LysM peptidoglycan-binding domain-containing protein gives rise to the protein MGNSIGPMGGGQTSAVPSQNADAQSATVMVGETKLSQIAERLGIPLKELIAANPNINPGNVNAGQELKLPVQTESQKPQAPVTQEARVTNQSHAKSQMQELGLGGAMRELQLKQMLGAESTAKPAQFDSSVKSADSDLIRSPEMRFMLLPYQLNSLNVPPKVRDELLAQGKKLKGNELDSFMNRVDLALGSKDPIGEVKSLVMGGRIDAFKESFNSTYEVNGKPVQAMPHFRIGDSPWGTGASGRPGRKGSEAVKEDLSKLIKTGDKAHWNDKMKIAVHMVAYGRGSAEQIQMVTQSLIRSGQFDQAKKDHPGLSDSDTIRMMQWDHGIGIDCAGYVQQAFLGVHGGTREKYGFKPRIGDENLMSLQGKGKFNEVKATDVKPGDLIALNPTNSRDVGHTILVRDHYEMGDFTRRMLYNNLPGFASPGDKVHVYTGDASWSGGTDGNLNGGVQRRIFLYNETTGKWADVTPSATGGYDVSPSNSTGPYNHPMNGIYRPKGE
- a CDS encoding YwbE family protein, with translation MNGQNRSSIKPGITVLIVLKQDQHTGKLTKGVVQDVLTKSPNHRHGIKVRLVDGQVGRVKQIVA
- a CDS encoding Txe/YoeB family addiction module toxin; this encodes MTKNHKLKPTAVFHAEFIEDLRYWVETNRKVALRAFDLIEALLRDPFRDMGKPEPLKYMLSGAWSRRLTEEHRVVYLVQSNQIDFLQARYHY